The Alkalihalobacillus sp. TS-13 genomic interval ATTTTCTACAATCGCGCCATATAATTAAGTTCAATGCTAATCCAGCAAAGGACAACTTTATGTGGAATAAATAGTGGTAGACATCTAAAAGAAGTACATTTCCAACTCTTATTCGGCTCTATTCCCCATAGCAATGGAAATACGATTCAAGCTATTAATTTGGATAATAATTAGAATCAAGTCTACATAATCTTTTTCTCCGTAATATTCCCTTACTTTATTGTACAATTTTTCTGGGACACGTTTATCTGAAACTAAAGTGACGTGTTCAGTTAACTCTAAAGCGACTTTTTCTTCCGGTGTATAAAAATCACACTCTTCCCATGCATTTAAACAGTAAATACGTTGTTCTGTTTCTCCCATTTTACGTGCATCATTTGTATGTGCATTAATACAGAATGCACAACCATTTAGTTGAGATGCCCTAATTTTAATTAACTCTCTTGTTGTCCTGTTAATTTTTGTTTTTTTTGTGTACTTCTCCATCTCCATCATAATCCCTAAGCCATCAGGGGCAACATCATAATATGCAA includes:
- a CDS encoding carboxymuconolactone decarboxylase family protein, with the protein product MTQRIAYYDVAPDGLGIMMEMEKYTKKTKINRTTRELIKIRASQLNGCAFCINAHTNDARKMGETEQRIYCLNAWEECDFYTPEEKVALELTEHVTLVSDKRVPEKLYNKVREYYGEKDYVDLILIIIQINSLNRISIAMGNRAE